The Treponema sp. Marseille-Q3903 genomic interval TTTCGCCGAGTTCTTCCTGAATAGCTTTCATTTCTTCGCGGAGAAAATATTCACGTTGATTCTTTTCGATTTTTTCATTCAGCTCGTTCTGAATCTTTTTTTGGACACGCAAAAGTTCCTGTTCCTTTTTGATATAGACAAGCACTTGCTCCATTCGCTGGCGAACGTTTGTAGTCTCCAAAATCTTCTGCTGTTCTGATTTATCTATATTCAAAATTGAAGCAATAAAATCTGCGATTTTTCCGGGATTATCGATATTGACCATGTTTAGCCGCATCTCTTCGCTGAACAACGGATTATTTTCGCTGATTTCTTTCATCTCGCTTATCAGAGCACGGGTGAGCGCTTTTACTTCAAAAGTCGACGCTTCATCATCATCAAGATAATCGACAGCTACAGCCATCGGTGAAGAATTGTGAAGCGATTTTCTGATTCTAAATCTTTTCACAGTAGATATGAAAAGGTTTACTCCGCCATCAGGAAGATTGACCTTTTTTATTATATGAGCGACAGTTCCAACTTTGTACAAGTCTTTGACAGTCAGATTTTCAGAATCATTTTTTGCCATAACGATTCCGACAAACCCGTCTTTCCCGTATGCTTCTTCCGCAACATGCACATCGTCATTTGAACTTATCATCAGCGGCGTAAAAATTCCGGGAAATATCGGACGCCCTTGCAAAGGGATAATCGTGAGTTTATTTGGCAAAATCTGTTCTGCCGGTATTATTGAGTTTTCTTTATTTTCGTTAGTATCGTTCATACAATTAAATATAACAACAAAAGCGGGAAAACGGCAAATATTTAGAATCGCGAAAAAAAATACCTTCGAATTGCTTCAAAGGTATTTCGGCATTTTTTTATGAAATTAAACGGATTTTAGACTTGCGCTTCGGCAATTTCAGCGCGGGTTCAGCTGGTTCAGCGCAATTTATTTAGCAACGTAATTTCCGTGTAATTTCCGTGCAATTTATTTATCGAAGTATTTATCAAAATCTTCGTCCGAATGCATTTTTTTGTCGTTTTTTTTGTTTGTTCTGCTGCGGCTTCCAGATGATTTTGATTCATTTCCCGAATATCGATTCGCTCTCTTAAGTTTATCGATTTCTTCATCGCTCGCATTTTCAAAATCCTGTGCATCAGAATAAGGCATTACAACACATGCGATGATGTATGCAATAACACCAAGTCCATTGATGCAGGCAACAATCACCGCAACAATACGAACAATAGTTGCATCAATATTGAAATATTCAGCGATACCGCCGCATACTCCATCAATCATTTTATTTTTTCTAGATTTGCATAAACGTTTAGCCATTTTCACACTCCTATTTATTAAACCCTATTTTTACAGTTCCCATTCCAACATTTACAGAAAAATGATTTTCTCTTTCAGGCTGACTGATTTTCTGGGCAAAACCACTTCTTTTCTCTCCATCGAATTTAAAATCGCCAAGCCCAATTTTTGCATCAAACGAGTAATCGGAAGCTTTTCCATCAAGTTTTAAGTTGATACTTCCCATCCCGCAGTCAATATTTGAAACACCTTTTATAGTTCCTTTGAATTTCAAGCTGCCCATTCCACATCTAAAATTGACCT includes:
- a CDS encoding PspC domain-containing protein, encoding MAKRLCKSRKNKMIDGVCGGIAEYFNIDATIVRIVAVIVACINGLGVIAYIIACVVMPYSDAQDFENASDEEIDKLKRANRYSGNESKSSGSRSRTNKKNDKKMHSDEDFDKYFDK